The following coding sequences lie in one Hippopotamus amphibius kiboko isolate mHipAmp2 chromosome 7, mHipAmp2.hap2, whole genome shotgun sequence genomic window:
- the ETAA1 gene encoding ewing's tumor-associated antigen 1 isoform X1, with translation MSRRRKHGDSPGRKNTLRQAAPTEEGSSVFELRKRRLRAAGPRRPRESPPRPLPQPPAAASCSKSTPEERYETPKRMLHMDLLSSTFSSPNDPDGQNDIFWDQNSPMTKQLGKGRKKQIYTTASDEISHIVNRIAPQDEKPTTDSMLGVWIGETAIPCTPSVAKGKSRAKLSCTKLKSQNQEEELMKLAKQFDKNMEELDVIQEQNKRNHDLIQMVSEAETLNNYRDNVQMQFLHDIVPVIDNAIIKKPVKENTEVFVVNDQNSSQKPFDQNAEAAFIAIFDGSTQKCSGQLSQDLSDAFLNTSNTTFGKKNALKEEKIITNETLVTEKLPSKTPGSPSHQVDNPGMTKSYVISCNKEPGAFNKHIDTFTTSDFEDDWENLLSNEPFVMQNIEMSELFPAPKTAQIADQKEICTLNSKNNKSKSGMNTSLDARSGDSKILQDLPSKTRNSEVTDAAKYRFSPKPNDKPNKLSSTGNKMKLEKSFNKIVQDKIQDCAVASNLTNEDIHSKFTSNVKASAKKSTLNPGCSNEQKNKSIFNQSLKASTNAESLGSATLGNKTAVCNPNETNASKLGSFFDDWNDPSFTNEIVKACHQLENTWEADDVDDDLLYQACDDVEKLTQEQNIRVDSKTSENVLEINNSFKHGAKNVFTTPKQGSCLVQSDHLKLNSISLQTSSLTNSLQINKSIKTEKREICGNSPGFLGATTNLTICSKNSNCQNNNLHVSWNNADVPKQVNSSKLVLTGSSSLNVSSDHMNTEIAAYKKRLSTPPLSHSTITDEAQSNLNRKVRFSKYTFTKMKNSQILSPFNNSCVTGSISGTKITQGLEKNKTVNPFCGKDVQQQSLVKSSESLKQPSKEEEEKNRKYSPEEIQRKRQEALVRRMAKAQASSVKKGSSHLT, from the exons ATGAGTCGGCGAAGGAAACATGGGGACAGCCCTGGCCGGAAGAACACGCTGCGCCAAGCGGCGCCGACTGAGGAAGGCAGCTCGGTGTTCGAACTGCGGAAGAGGCGGCTGAGGGCGGCCGGGCCCCGCCGGCCTCGGGAGAGCCCTCCCCGGCCCCTGCCGCAGCCTCCAGCAGCCGCTTCGTGCAGTAAAAGTACCCCCGAGG AAAGGTATGAAACACCAAAGAGAATGCTGCACATGGATTTGTTGTCATCTACCTTCAGTTCTCCTAATGATCCAGATGGACAGAATGATATCTTTTGGGATCAAAATTCTCCAATGACAAAGCAGTTAG gtaaaggaagaaaaaagcagatTTACACCACAGCTAGTGATGAGATCTCACATATTGTTAATCGTATTGCTCCTCAG GATGAGAAACCAACAACAGACTCCATGCTGGGCGTGTGGATTGGTGAAACTGCTATTCCTTGTACTCCTAGTGTAGCAAAAGGAAAATCAAGAGCAAAACTCAGCTGCACAAA gTTAAAATCACAGAATCAGGAGGAGGAACTTATGAAACTGGCTAAGCAGTTTGATAAAAATATGGAAGAGCTAGATGTGATTCAAGAGCAAAACAAGAGAAATCATGATCTTATCCAGATGGTTTCAGAAGCAGAGACTTTAAATAATTACAGAGATAATGTACAGATGCAGTTCCTACATGATATAGTTCCTGTAATAGATAATGCTATAATAAAGAAGCCAGTGAAAGAAAACACCGAGGTATTTGTGGTAAATGATCAAAATAGCAGTCAGAAGCCATTTGACCAAAATGCTGAAGCAGCCTTTATTGCCATTTTTGATGGTTCTACTCAGAAATGTAGCGGACAGTTAAGCCAAGATCTGTCAGATGCTTTCTTGAACACCAGTAATACTacctttggaaagaaaaatgctttgaaagaggagaaaatcattactaatgaaactCTGGTCACTGAAAAACTGCCAAGTAAAACCCCAGGATCACCTTCTCATCAAGTAGATAATCCTGGAATGACAAAATCATATGTGATTTCCTGTAATAAGGAGCCAGGAGCTTTTAATAAGCACATTGATACATTTACTACCAGTGATTTTGAGGATGATTGGGAAAACTTACTAAGTAATGAACCTTTTGTTATGCAAAATATTGAAATGTCTGAACTTTTCCCTGCCCCTAAAACAGCCCAGATTGCTGATCAAAAGGAAATTTGTACcttaaacagtaaaaataataaaagtaagtcAGGAATGAATACAAGTCTAGATGCCAGGTCAGGAGATTCAAAAATTTTACAAGATCTTCCTTCAAAGACGCGGAACAGTGAAGTAACAGATGCTGCAAAATACAGATTTTCACCAAAGCCAAATGACAAACCAAATAAGTTATCATCcactggaaataaaatgaaattggagaaatcttttaataaaattgttcAAGACAAAATTCAAGACTGTGCAGTTGCATCTAATCTGACAAATGAAGATATTCATAGTAAATTTACTTCTAATGTAAAAGCTTCTGCAAAAAAGTCTACTTTGAACCCAGGATGTTCTaatgaacaaaaaaataagtCCATTTTTAATCAGTCTTTGAAGGCATCTACTAATGCCGAGTCTTTAGGTTCTGCAACTTTGGGCAATAAAACCGCTGTTTGTAACCCAAATGAGACTAATGCATCAAAGCTAGGTTCTTTCTTTGATGATTGGAATGATCCATCATTTACCAATGAAATCGTTAAAGCATGTCATCAGTTAGAGAATACCTGGGAAGCAGATGATGTAGATGATGATTTATTATACCAAGCATGTGATGATGTTGAAAAACTAACTCAGGAACAAAACATTAGAGTGGACAGCAAGACATCAGAAAATGTACTTGAGATCAATAATAGTTTTAAACATGGAGCCAAAAACGTGTTTACTACACCTAAACAAGGAAGTTGTTTGGTGCAATCAGATCACTTGAAACTGAACAGCATTTCATTGCAGACATCTTCATTGACAAATagcttacaaataaataaatcaataaagacagagaaaagggaaatttgtGGAAATTCTCCAGGTTTTTTAGGTGCCACGACAAATTTGACAATATGCTCTAAGAACTCAAATTGTCAGAACAATAATCTGCATGTCTCTTGGAATAACGCTGATGTTCCAAAACAAGTGAATAGTTCCAAATTGGTTCTTACAGGAAGTTCAAGTTTGAATGTGAGTTCAGATCATATGAATACAGAAATTGCTGCTTATAAGAAGAGATTGAGTACTCCACCTCTGTCCCATAGCACCATAACAGATGAAGCTCAGAGTAACCTTAACAGAAAAGTTAGATTTTCTAAGTACAcatttacaaagatgaaaaattctcAAATTCTTTCTCCGTTTAATAACAGTTGTGTAACAGGAAGTATTTCTGGTACCAAAATCACACagggtttggagaaaaataaaactgtcaatcCGTTTTGTGGGAAGGATGTTCAACAGCAGTCTTTGGTGAAATCTTCTGAATCTTTGAAACAACCTTCAAAAG aggaggaagagaagaatagAAAGTATTCTCCTgaagaaattcagagaaaaagacaagaagCGCTGGTTCGAAGAATGGCCAAAGCACAGGCATCATCTGTAAAGAAAGGCAGCTCCCACTTaacttga
- the ETAA1 gene encoding ewing's tumor-associated antigen 1 isoform X2, with protein MLKYHVDEKPTTDSMLGVWIGETAIPCTPSVAKGKSRAKLSCTKLKSQNQEEELMKLAKQFDKNMEELDVIQEQNKRNHDLIQMVSEAETLNNYRDNVQMQFLHDIVPVIDNAIIKKPVKENTEVFVVNDQNSSQKPFDQNAEAAFIAIFDGSTQKCSGQLSQDLSDAFLNTSNTTFGKKNALKEEKIITNETLVTEKLPSKTPGSPSHQVDNPGMTKSYVISCNKEPGAFNKHIDTFTTSDFEDDWENLLSNEPFVMQNIEMSELFPAPKTAQIADQKEICTLNSKNNKSKSGMNTSLDARSGDSKILQDLPSKTRNSEVTDAAKYRFSPKPNDKPNKLSSTGNKMKLEKSFNKIVQDKIQDCAVASNLTNEDIHSKFTSNVKASAKKSTLNPGCSNEQKNKSIFNQSLKASTNAESLGSATLGNKTAVCNPNETNASKLGSFFDDWNDPSFTNEIVKACHQLENTWEADDVDDDLLYQACDDVEKLTQEQNIRVDSKTSENVLEINNSFKHGAKNVFTTPKQGSCLVQSDHLKLNSISLQTSSLTNSLQINKSIKTEKREICGNSPGFLGATTNLTICSKNSNCQNNNLHVSWNNADVPKQVNSSKLVLTGSSSLNVSSDHMNTEIAAYKKRLSTPPLSHSTITDEAQSNLNRKVRFSKYTFTKMKNSQILSPFNNSCVTGSISGTKITQGLEKNKTVNPFCGKDVQQQSLVKSSESLKQPSKEEEEKNRKYSPEEIQRKRQEALVRRMAKAQASSVKKGSSHLT; from the exons ATGTTGAAGTACCATGTT GATGAGAAACCAACAACAGACTCCATGCTGGGCGTGTGGATTGGTGAAACTGCTATTCCTTGTACTCCTAGTGTAGCAAAAGGAAAATCAAGAGCAAAACTCAGCTGCACAAA gTTAAAATCACAGAATCAGGAGGAGGAACTTATGAAACTGGCTAAGCAGTTTGATAAAAATATGGAAGAGCTAGATGTGATTCAAGAGCAAAACAAGAGAAATCATGATCTTATCCAGATGGTTTCAGAAGCAGAGACTTTAAATAATTACAGAGATAATGTACAGATGCAGTTCCTACATGATATAGTTCCTGTAATAGATAATGCTATAATAAAGAAGCCAGTGAAAGAAAACACCGAGGTATTTGTGGTAAATGATCAAAATAGCAGTCAGAAGCCATTTGACCAAAATGCTGAAGCAGCCTTTATTGCCATTTTTGATGGTTCTACTCAGAAATGTAGCGGACAGTTAAGCCAAGATCTGTCAGATGCTTTCTTGAACACCAGTAATACTacctttggaaagaaaaatgctttgaaagaggagaaaatcattactaatgaaactCTGGTCACTGAAAAACTGCCAAGTAAAACCCCAGGATCACCTTCTCATCAAGTAGATAATCCTGGAATGACAAAATCATATGTGATTTCCTGTAATAAGGAGCCAGGAGCTTTTAATAAGCACATTGATACATTTACTACCAGTGATTTTGAGGATGATTGGGAAAACTTACTAAGTAATGAACCTTTTGTTATGCAAAATATTGAAATGTCTGAACTTTTCCCTGCCCCTAAAACAGCCCAGATTGCTGATCAAAAGGAAATTTGTACcttaaacagtaaaaataataaaagtaagtcAGGAATGAATACAAGTCTAGATGCCAGGTCAGGAGATTCAAAAATTTTACAAGATCTTCCTTCAAAGACGCGGAACAGTGAAGTAACAGATGCTGCAAAATACAGATTTTCACCAAAGCCAAATGACAAACCAAATAAGTTATCATCcactggaaataaaatgaaattggagaaatcttttaataaaattgttcAAGACAAAATTCAAGACTGTGCAGTTGCATCTAATCTGACAAATGAAGATATTCATAGTAAATTTACTTCTAATGTAAAAGCTTCTGCAAAAAAGTCTACTTTGAACCCAGGATGTTCTaatgaacaaaaaaataagtCCATTTTTAATCAGTCTTTGAAGGCATCTACTAATGCCGAGTCTTTAGGTTCTGCAACTTTGGGCAATAAAACCGCTGTTTGTAACCCAAATGAGACTAATGCATCAAAGCTAGGTTCTTTCTTTGATGATTGGAATGATCCATCATTTACCAATGAAATCGTTAAAGCATGTCATCAGTTAGAGAATACCTGGGAAGCAGATGATGTAGATGATGATTTATTATACCAAGCATGTGATGATGTTGAAAAACTAACTCAGGAACAAAACATTAGAGTGGACAGCAAGACATCAGAAAATGTACTTGAGATCAATAATAGTTTTAAACATGGAGCCAAAAACGTGTTTACTACACCTAAACAAGGAAGTTGTTTGGTGCAATCAGATCACTTGAAACTGAACAGCATTTCATTGCAGACATCTTCATTGACAAATagcttacaaataaataaatcaataaagacagagaaaagggaaatttgtGGAAATTCTCCAGGTTTTTTAGGTGCCACGACAAATTTGACAATATGCTCTAAGAACTCAAATTGTCAGAACAATAATCTGCATGTCTCTTGGAATAACGCTGATGTTCCAAAACAAGTGAATAGTTCCAAATTGGTTCTTACAGGAAGTTCAAGTTTGAATGTGAGTTCAGATCATATGAATACAGAAATTGCTGCTTATAAGAAGAGATTGAGTACTCCACCTCTGTCCCATAGCACCATAACAGATGAAGCTCAGAGTAACCTTAACAGAAAAGTTAGATTTTCTAAGTACAcatttacaaagatgaaaaattctcAAATTCTTTCTCCGTTTAATAACAGTTGTGTAACAGGAAGTATTTCTGGTACCAAAATCACACagggtttggagaaaaataaaactgtcaatcCGTTTTGTGGGAAGGATGTTCAACAGCAGTCTTTGGTGAAATCTTCTGAATCTTTGAAACAACCTTCAAAAG aggaggaagagaagaatagAAAGTATTCTCCTgaagaaattcagagaaaaagacaagaagCGCTGGTTCGAAGAATGGCCAAAGCACAGGCATCATCTGTAAAGAAAGGCAGCTCCCACTTaacttga